Within the Gammaproteobacteria bacterium genome, the region CGTTGGCGTTCGCCGCCCGACAACATCCCGGGTTTATGCGTTAATCGATGACCCAATCCAACCTGCTCCAAAATGTCTTTGGCTGCCGCAAACGCTACCTCGGATTTCTCGCGCCGTATCAACAAAGGCATGGCCACATTTTCCAGGGCCGAGAATTCCGGTAACAAATGATGAAACTGATACACAAAACCCAGATAGCGGTTACGCAGGTCACCGCGTTTCAATTCACTCACGGCACTTAGATTATTACCACAGATAGACACCGACCCGGAGCTTGGCGTGTCCAAACCGCCCAGCAGTTGTAAGAGTGTGGTTTTACCCGAGCCCGAGGCACCGATGACCGCCAAAGACTGCCCCGCCATGAGTTTCAAATCAATACCCTCGAGCACTTTAATCACACGTTCACCGTCGGTGAATTGGCGGGTTAATTCTTCGCAATGCAAAACAATCTGATTATTCATAATTTTTTTTGTCGCTTTATTCGTGGCGTAAAACTTGCGCCGGTTCGGTACGTGAAGCTTTCCAGGCAGGATACAGGGTTGCCGCCAACGACAAGCCGATCGCGATCAGGGCAATTAACACAATATCCGGCCAGTTGATCGCCGAGGGCAGATCGGTGATCAGATAAACATCGTCGGCTAATATATCCAGATCAAACGTTGATTCAAAAAAGCCAATGATTCGTTCGATGTTCAAGGCAAGAATAATTCCCAACACCACACCCCAGATGGTTCCAATCACTCCGATCACCGCACCCTGGGTCATGAACACCGCCATGATCTGTCGGGCCTTGGCGCCCATGGTGCGTAATATGGCAATATCGCCCTGCTTGTCATCAATTACCAACATCAACGTGGACACAATATTAAAGGCCGCAATCGCAATTACCAAGAGCAAAACAATAAACAGGATCTGTTTGGTGGCAGCAACCTGGCGAAACAGATTACGATTATTGCGTGTCCAATCTTGCACATAATATAAACCACCGGCGGC harbors:
- a CDS encoding ATP-binding cassette domain-containing protein; protein product: MNNQIVLHCEELTRQFTDGERVIKVLEGIDLKLMAGQSLAVIGASGSGKTTLLQLLGGLDTPSSGSVSICGNNLSAVSELKRGDLRNRYLGFVYQFHHLLPEFSALENVAMPLLIRREKSEVAFAAAKDILEQVGLGHRLTHKPGMLSGGERQR